The sequence CACACCAAGTTTCCAACCTACAGTCGTATACATTTCTGACAAACAGTCTCGCGGTTGTAAATGTTTGGATACTGTTGTGGCAGGTATAACGCGATAACGAGGAAGACACTAGAATGATCTAGACTCGGCACAACGATGCTCGGTATAATTGTGTCTGGACGACTTGTAAGTACTCGGTACTCAATCATCTATGCATTGGCATTTCTTTATTTGCTAAACTATCAATTTTACGTAAATCAGCAAttattttttctcttattttcctTATAAATACCTTTATAGTTGTATATGCCGTTTCTTTTCTatcttcattttatatcgtGTAACTAGctataatatgtatacatattagtATAATATACATAGACAGACATATATGAATATGCTGAACGACGACATACAAGGGTTAATATTCTTTTCAGGTACAAACGGATTTCCAACAAATAggagaaaatcaatttttgatAACAGTACCTGATGCGGATAACATCAATCACATTGTTGTTTTTCTGACAGGTACCATACCATTTCCCGATGGGACAGGTGGTGCAGGTACATATTTAATAAGATCTGCTATCAACGAGTTAACGAGATCCGAccgatatttaaatttcactttTCCTTCAGTGTATTTCAGTTGGCCAGACCCAACTGCTCCACCTAATTGGCAGTTTCTTGGATACATTTCAAACGTTAAACCATCGGCAATATTCAAGATATCGACGTTGAAAAAGAACCATGAATTTGAGAATAGTAATCTAGGAATTTTTGGGGTGGGAAAAATTTCGCACGTAGCACAAATAGGCGTTTCGGTTGAACCTCTCGGGGCCATCGAACAGTTAGCAGCTTCTGTGACCGAAGCCACGTCGAATTCGTTCCTGGAGTTTGTTCAAAAAATGCTTACCAGCTTTTTAAATTACGTTACAAGTTTCTCTGTGACTCAAGCACAAATGGCCCCAAATCCGAACGAAAATTATGTCCCGCTATCAACTATTCAAGGATGGTACGAAACTTTTGAGAGGAGATTACAACAAAATCCAAATTTTTGGAAAGCATGATAAAAAAAGCAATTAACTCTCGATAGTTTCTCTCTATTCTGCATAGCGACATCTCGTTTCAGCTTAGTGCTAGTGCTTCCTATCGCGAAGTGCAGCATACTGAAAATGAAATACGTCGTATTGCACgcataaattcaaatttttttatatttatcgtCAAGCTACTGTATCGTAATAATAAGATTAATTATAATACGATCACGTTCTTTACTCGCAATGCAGAATTTCTCACTTGTATGCGCATTTAATGTAATCGTTTACTACATTTTTCTTCTACCAAATCGCTTTGCATTCCTTTAAGACCAAGTATCTcagaaatgtaaatatttttcatttacggTGACATAAACAAACAAAATGATCCTTCATTAGTACCATAAAAAACGAATGTCTTTGATTTTTCTatctacttacttacttacttacttacttacttacttacttacatgTGTATAGAACGTCTACGGTTGCGAACGAATCTGCATTTAATGCGGAAACGTTAGAAAGGAAAGCATAATATGAAATGAAACACCACCAGCTATAGCGCCCTCTGGATTCTTGCTATATCGTCGCCAAGGCGAACttacttatttttcatatttattgacGTATCattacataataataaaattagtagTGCATATGCTGTGCAAACCATTATTACGTCTTATTGCATTTTCTTCATAACCGCTTCTTTCAGTCCTCGCTACagcgaattattattattattattattgttacaaaACGCTGGAAAGAATTGAGCCAATAGCACGATTCCTGGCGTTTTTGAAGGAAACATTCGTTTATTGGAAATCCCTGTGTCAAAGATAAAAATCGAGCAATGAAAAAGCGGTTTGAATTGTATATAGACCAATCTGTCAGTGTAACTTTCACACGAAGTAGAATAAGTatctcgttaaaaaattaattggaaattgaATTTATCGTAATATTATCGTATACCAAGAAGAGAATtaggagagaagagaagagaagagttaagaaaagaaaagaaaagaaaagaaaaggaaaaaaaggaaaagaaaaggaaagaaaaggaaaggaaaggaaaggaaaaaagaaacaagtgaATTAATGGGGACCGCGTCCCGTGAAGCTGGCCATTTTCGTGAACCACCGTAACGAAAAGTGTGATCGCGTTTAGATTGGACTTGCATGAGATTAGCTGTGGACTGTGGGGTGTGGAGTCTTTTATGCCATAAGCTATCTACGTACCCATTCAAGAATCTGCAACATTTAGATTTTTGTCAAGATTCAAGTGGAAAAATTTTTGCATCTTACTCTACCGGATAAAATGATCTCTATTTTGAATAATCTTCTCATTTTACTTGTTGTGTAAACGATTGTTTATGGATTTTGTATGAAGTATCAAAACCGTGAAATATCGCCCATCGCGAAGAAACTTGGCAATCGAAGGTAAGACATCGTTATTGTTATCCAACTTGTCGCTTACCTACactttgaaaaactatttcGTACTACCTTTACGTTAACAACATTTTCTTCATCCTTTTGTTTCGTGTAATTAAGTCACTAGAAGAAATAACATTctaaacacacacacacatagaaGCATATGCGGACGTGCATTTAAAAGACTTTATTGTATCGATAGATTCGAAAGAAATTTCATGAATATCGTAGAGCTGTTTTGCTGTTCCAGATGAAATCGATATtaataagattctaaaattgttaaatttttccGAACTTGACGTAGAATTTATACTTTCAACGTTCAGAAATTCAACATTCGTTTCTCTATGTTCTCGAACAAAGATATTTTTATACCGCTTTTAAAGGAAAGAAATCGATAAGCGTGTTTCTGTAGATTTGACCAAATTTCTGATTGTAAACATCAGATTTCCTTGATAAGCTGTTCTCCAACTATACATGCGAATACATGACATTTCCTTATTTGAAATGGACAACTGGTGTATAGGAAGataataaagaatttttaattgtgCATTGCAGAAAGCGGAGATGGATAATTCAGAAGAGCCAACAAGTTTGCAGTCCATTTGTCATATACATGCTTCAGAGTTATTTCCAAAGCATGCACATTTCGAATGCGAAGATCAGACTCTTACAGTTCCATTTACACCATTGAGCGGGGAATCTATCGTAGCACTTGGACGTACATCGGATGGAATATTGGCCCTTTCAAATTACAGACTCTATTTACAATTAAGTCAGACGTGTTACAATATCCCATTGGGTTTAATAGAGCAATTAGaagttaaagaaatttttttcttgCATATTGCTTGTAAAGACGCACGTTCGCTAAGGTATAACGTCGTTTAATGTTGGTAAAACGTGTTTCGTTTTCCGAAATCGATCGCAGATTATCACACTGCTGAAATATTTTCAGTTGCGCCTTTTCCACAAACGAACACTGTTTGGAATGGTTCAAACGACTACATAAACTGACTTATCCACGTAAAAATATAGAAGATATATTTGCTTTTGCTTATTACGCCTGGTCCGTAGAAGAAGGTAAAGATAGCTTGAAGCTTGGAAAAGATAACGCTTCTTACAGTGGTACTTTTAATTCTGAGGTAAGTAAGTAGCAAAGAGGGATGTAAGTATTTAGAATTAGATACACATATGCGTACGTAGAATGTACATATATGGTATAAATGGTATGGTTTCTTCTTGCCTTGCCCGTTTCTTAGGTAGAACGactgaaatttaatttacacgGTACATGGCGTATAAGTCAGATGAATAAAGATTATCGAATGTGTCCGTCGTATCCACCGTTGCTTTTGGTTCCTGCTTGCATTTCCGACAAGATCCTTGAAACGGTGGCTAAATTCCGAAGTTCTCGACGAATTCCTGCCGTTGTTTGGAGGTAGTAGAAAATTGGGTCTGCAGAATATGATGTTGTTGATTTCGTAACAAGTATTGGATGTTGTTCGATAGGCACGTGAAGAATGGTGCGGTGATAGCACGAAGTAGTCAACCAGAAGTGGGATGGCTTGGTTGGCGAAGCGCGGAAGACGAAGATCTATTGAAGGCTCTTGCAGATGCATGCTCCTACGATAAAGGTGAATCGACGATGGTGGACTCTTCTATCATTTATCCCGATAATAGCGACGATGGTGTCGCAGGAAATAGTAGCAAAGTGAGCATCGAAGATTTAACCAAGTTATTTGACTGTTTAAAGGAGAAGCAGTTTTCATTCATTGGAGATTGATtccatgaaaaagaaatttcgaatTGTAACACATTATTTGCAGAAAGTTTTAATCGTGGACGCGAGGTCGTACACAACCGCCGTGGCAAATAGAGCGCGCGGTGGTGGTTGCGAATGTCCCGAGTATTATCCCAGTTGCGACATACAGTTTATGAATTTACCTAACATTCATTCGATACGAAAGAGCTTTCATGCGGTGAGGCAACTGTGCGCATCGGACGCGGATCAACCCAAGTGAGTAGgcttttttttatcttcgttGTGGTTCTatcgaatgaaataattttctttcttttccttttagtTGGCTTAGTCTTTTAGAAGGAACACGATGGTTACAACACATGTCTGGATTGTTACGCGCAGCTGTGACCGTAGCTTCGGCGATCGAAAGAGATGGTCGGCCAGTATTGGTTCATTGTAGCGACGGTTGGGATAGAACTCCTCAAATAGTTGCATTAGCACAGATCCTTCTCGATCCTTATTATAGAACTATGGAGGTATGCTAAAGGtactttctatttctttttctatttttcgacGAATGGTCGTTTCGTTATTTTCTTTTGCTGTTGTTAGGGATTCCAAATTTTATGCGAGAGAGAATGGTTAGACTTTGGACATAAATTCGCAGATCGTTGTGGGCAAACGGTTGGCTGCGAAGATCCAAACGAACGATGTCCAGTATTTTTACAATGGCTTGATTGTGTACATCAACTAATTCTACAGTTCAAATGCAGTTTTCAAATATCTCCCGCATATCTTgtaagtttaaaaaaaacacGTCCGACATTTATTTCGATTTAACTAATAGAAAAAGTAGTATcctgatttattttaatttcaggtTAAACTAGCGCAACACACGTATTCGCAGCTTTTCGGTACATTTCTTTGCAACACGAGGCAAGAAAGGTTACAACTGAGAATACGTGAGCGTACATTTTCGGTGTGGCGATTCCTTAATTCCAGTTCGTTCGTAAATCATTTGTATTCACCGTTAAAAAATCAAGTAAGATATTTTACCTAAATAATTGAAGATAGCTTAATTTAAACGTTGTATCGAAAAATTTTTCTCATCGCTAGGTATTATGGCCAAGTTGTAACGTACGCGACCTCGTTTTATGGTCCGAAGTATATTTAGGTTCTATGGAATCTTCTCTCGGTATCAGGGACGATAAACAGAGGGTAACGATGATTGATATCGAGGGTGGCGATAACGAGGAACCACAGGGACAAATGACTAAAACTCGATCGTACGGCGATCTGATGCATGCTCCCGATCATACGGCCTATCTACATCGTAGACTTAGCGATCCGAGTATTTCGGTGGAAAAGTAAGTATATCGTTGGCATAAAGGAAAAACTcggaagaagagagagaggatGTGAAATTTCTACATACGATTGCAGAAAATTTGATTCTTTGACGCTGGACACAGAAAGCGAAGAAAAGATTGAAAATCAGGTTGAAAATTGTAAGAGCGAAAGAGTCGATGAAAATAGAGTGGAAAAGTTTGATGAAACGGAAACACAGTACGCGAGGGTACAGGTGTTGAACGATTCGCCGGTAAATCCTTCGGTGGATAGCTCGACAGACACTTTAATACCTAGCAACGATTCTTTGGTTGGTGTAATGAACGTCGATAAGGAAACGTAAGTAGCATACATGTATATTGCGATGTACAATTGAGTTTCGATGTTTGAATTGATGAAATTGAACAGTAAGGTTGTGAAAAATTCACCGTCGGACATGGTATCACCATGGATCGAGAACAACACAATTGGTCGAACCGTTTGCTCGTGTAGTCGTAATTATAATCAGAATCAGAATCAGAATCAGAATCAGAATCAGAATCAGAATCAGAACGAGGGTAGCAGCGACGTTAGCGATACCAGTGCACCGTTAATATCGAGAACACCCAGCAGCATTTGTCCGGCTTCGCCGACTCATCAGGACGCGACGGCAGATAATCTGGACAGGCTGGACGATGCCGATGGTCTTCCAGTTATTCAGTGCGACGTTCAGATGCGCGTGCAACAGATTATCGTCGAACACAAGGTACATTCGTTTTCTTTAGTTTCTTCATCGAATTGCGGACAATGATTTCTTTATTGTTTCGTTACAGTTAAAAGAGGAAGCGCTAAGAAAAGAATTACATACAACGAGATTGGCTTTGATAAAACAAGTTTGTAATCACAACGCAGACACTGAACGCGTCGACGATATCGTAAGTATCGTAGAATATTTCATTCTCTCAAATAGGATGATagtaaaagtattaaaaaaaaaaaaagagaagaaagaaagaaatagacaaaGATATAGTTAGGGAAAAGAGTGTCGATCGCATTTTAGGGATCGTTACCCGATTCGGTAGGAAGTACCGGAGATCATGGGGAATCATTACCTTCGGATATGTCTTGGGAAGCAGTCGAAGAATTAGGTCCTGCTCCTACTCTGTGGGTACCGGATCACGCGGTGAGTCGATGCATGGGATGCGATACGGAGTTTTGGCTCGGAAGGCGTAAGCATCACTGCAGGTAAAAAATGATTCGCGGATGGTCTCGTTTATCTAGTTTATCTCGTTTATCTCGTTAGTTTGACATAGTAAACGCGTTCAATGTATTCGCTTGCGTCGCAGGTGCTGTGGTAAAATCTTTTGCGCGGATTGTTCGGAGAACTCGACGCCGTTACCTAGCGAGCAGTTGTACAATCCCGTCAGGGTTTGTAGCGAGTGTTTCTCTCGACTTCACCGCCACGCAAGTCCCTGTCAGTGCAACGTGCGTCATCAGAACAAGGGAGAGAACGATGCGGAGCTCTCGTCGAATTCCGAAAGTTTGATAACTTGTCAACGATCGAAAGGTTTGCACCTGACGAAGGACAGTTGTTGCGACAATCTATTGCAGGCTGCGCATCAAAAAACCCAACCTCCTCCGGTCACAGCGGCCAcggtaaattgaaaatttagggGAAAAGTGGAAAAAAGAACGCTATATTTGCGGCTTTCGCTTCGGCTTCGGCTTCGGCTTCGGCTTCGGCTTCGGCTTCGGCTTCGGCTTCGGCTTGGTTTCAATTTCAATTGCGACTACTGTGATTGCAACTGCCGCGGTAAACTTTCGGATTTTTAATTGGTTTTCAATGAGACACAGAGTACCCTCAACATCCGGTTGGAATAGGCGCGTTTTTACCAACAATAATTGAACATGCACACGTACATAGAGATGGTACGATACGCGGGTGTATGATATATCGCGCAATAGCCACGTTAGATTTTTCGAGCGATTCAATATTTATTGCTAGAGTAATAATTTGTACGAAGgagtgtgtatgtgtgtgtgcgcgtgcgtgtgtgtgtacgtatgtgtgtgtgtgtatagcATCGGAGAGAAGACGAGTCAGCATACGAAAGGTTGTATATACACAATCGCATAAACACGTAAAGACACAGTTTAGAAATAACTTGATCCAACGAGATACTTTGTTTCTTCGAACGAGACTATTCAAGTTTCCTCAAGATTTTTTAGAAAATCTTGTCACCCTTACGAGATACAGGGCAAGACGAGGCCGAGAAACATTTTGGATAGGCTGTGACTGAGATGTGTCTAACTTTAGACACTGTGTACGAGGTGCGCTCTTAATAAATCGTCGATCAATCGATGGAACGACTGGTTAATTAATAGTTGGATTACGACACGAGTAACCTGTATTTGTATATTACTGCTGTTTACGAGAATTGGTATATTAAATGTCAAATTATCATATGTGATGCGCTCTTCTTAATTACGACATTAACGAAAAATCAAGCGATTATCTTGATTCCCGTGAAATTTTGAAGGGGTGAAACATTTTTGAATATTTGCGTTACGTTTCTTATGATATCAGCGTCGCCCTTGGTGTCGTCCGCATTTTGAAACTGTATCAGTATAACAAGATACGTCGTTACGACTCCTGCAATCTAAAAACCATACGAGAGATATGTTGTGAAATTTGTTTTGTTACGCGATTAAAGTAAAGTCTTACCGAGGTTATCAAAGTCCTGTCTAGAGAAAAAAGTCCACAGGCTGAAAATTCAAGAGGTCGATGTAACAATTGCAGTGAAAATATTTCCAACTCGCGTCGAGTGTCGGTTTCGAAAGTGGAGGAGAGTAACTGACTAACAAGAATAGCCGTTTTCTTTCCCTAAAATGAAAGATTCGTTAATATGTAAATTTAtatcttttccttttgtttctcTGTTACCTCAGCAACAGTAGAATAACTAGGTTGAACGATCATCAACATTCTGGTTACGTGAAAGATACACCATCCAACTTGTACGAATAGAAATATCCATTCGTGTTTCTCACCAGCTTGTACGATTAGGAAATATGGCGTGATGATTAGGTGTAAGAGGCAGGTTACGGTAACGGTCAGTATCACGGCACCGAACGTATTATTTATAAGAGAGACCGTGTCGCAAAGCGAGGAGTGAATCCATCTCAGTTCAGATATACTGTTTACGTAGCTTTTGTTTTCTGTAAATAGAGTTTCTGTAACGAGGTTTCTTACAGGTACAGGTACAGGTACAGGTTTAGGTTCAACCCGATGACGAGTTTATACCGTGTAATTCTGGAAAAACTCGATAACTGGCCAATTCGAATGGTCTCTGAGGTAGGTCGGTCGATGTTTTCTTAGAAACATGCTCGTCTTGACTCGATAAGGGAAGGGAATTGTAAGGTGGTGGCAGTGCGCGTGGTTTGAATAGTCGatcgaaaatgaaattgtacCATCATTAAAATAGATTATCGTTCCTAAATAACAACTCGATTTCTCTCTATTTACCTATTTCAGGAAATTTTCTCAAGTAATTGGTGAGAGTGTCGGTATCGAACAGCTTTCTAAGACTGTTATTTAATCGGACGAATCTTTCTCCTATATTATAGATCGAGACGGTGTATTGAATCTCGGTGGAAATAATGACCGTGTACATGAAATAGAGGGGTGCGTAGTTGATCGGACCTTTGTCGGACATGGTTTGATGCACCTTGGTTTTTCGGTACCAGCTGTAAAAGTCAAGAGTCGAATTGAACCAGAGATAGAGGAGACTGCAGGTGGTTAAAGATATGGTAAATCTACGAGCGTTTTTCTTAGTCGAGGAGAGATCAACTTTCTTGTCCACCTGAAATTAATAAGACGGATAAGATGTATTTATGAATGGTTAATTTTATCTACGAATTGTCGTACCTCGATTAATTTGTTTACAACTACTTGCAGGTGTTTCCAACGAAAAGGCGAGCCAACGATGCACACCACGGTTAAACTCATTACCCCAAGAACATCGCTACACGTCGCGATCACCGCCGTTCGAAACTTGAGTCTAGTGCTATGTACCCAACCGTCTTTCAGATCTCGCCAGAGACCCCAAATTTCTGCACCGAGCAGTAACGTTAACACGCATAAGCTAAAAaagcgtaaaaaaaaaaaaaaaaaaaaagcggtgaaatttattccaattcattttttcattcaatCTTCTCTTACCTATAGACGAGATCAAAAATATTTGGGCGAGCTTGAAATCCTCCAGTGGTGTTTGCAACGAATCTAACAGGAACCAAACCGCATACTTTACCGAGATAATATATCGGGGAGATTGCTCGACAAAGATCACTCTTGGATGATGGATTGGTGTCTTTCTTTATTTCCGCTTCCATCCCTGTATTATttcgataaattttcaaattcgcaGTCTAAAATTCGCAGActaaaatatatgtaatatataataGTAAGATGATCTACTGTCGTTAGTAATGCTGTCGTTGCcgttgccattgccattgccattgccattgccattgccgtTGCCGTTGCCGTTGCCGTTGGTTGATCGTTTACTACGGTTATCGACGTTCCATCGTATGCGCGATGCCATTATCTCTTTACATATTACTTTTTTCGTTTTACTCGAGTTTTCCTCTTCTATTTTCTCAACTTTTCCAACTTACTCCTGTATACTTGGTATACTTGATGTAACAACAAGTTTCAAAAAATCCAAGTAACGTTAAACGCACgcgtttttcaatatttcaacattTCAACATTTCAACGTGTTTCTCCTCGTACATAGGTAGAGGCGAACGAAGAAGCAAGTATTCACTTGGACACTTATCGTTTCACCGATATTTATAACGTCGCAATGCTTTCCTCCTTTTCTCCCTGTTCCCCCTTTATTTACTTTTATTCGACCGAATACATTCATCTTTGTCAGATCGTTAACAGATCGTTATCGTGGATAATCGTGTGGTTCCTATACATGTAAGTACTTacttatttacatatgtataatagaTGTACCATAGATAGATACGAACGACGTTTACCCTTTGAAAAAACAACAAGCTATAACTGTTGTACAATAACTGTACGTACACGTAATTACAAGTAGTAAAATTATTACAACAGGAGTAATTGTGAAACATTGATAAAGAGGAATGTACGCGCTCTTAACGAGGGGCTTTTCATTGATTTTTCAGGGAAATTTCTTACATAGAATGTAGcttgtttaaatgaaaattttctttcgagTTTCAAGAATATCCGCGCGCAAACGAAAGCGCCATCTAACGGAAACGATGATCGATTAGAACATATGTAGTATGTACATACACGAGTACAGGTTAAACGGCGAATCTCTGAAAAATTGGGTTTACTCGATTTAAACCTTGATAATCCCCTGATACTTCCTGATAGTTGTTGCTTTAATTCTTTTCTTGAAAAGTTATGGAACGCAACGAAGAGGATTGGTCGGTGGAATGTTCGGACGATGAAAAATACGAAATGGATAGAAAAGTAAGAAAGTCATTGTCTTGCccactattatttaatattgatgatttaatgattttataGAACGAATGGACCCTGAAATCCGACGATATATTAACACTGATCGAGGCTCTGGAAACTAACAATAGAATTTTAGAGCTGGAATGGAAGTGTCCTGGTAGGAGGGGTCCGTCTCCGGTTCTCTCAAACAATCGAAAGCAAGATAACGGCTCGCAGGAGTACAAGTAAgcgttatatatatacatataagaagAAATTCTTGtcctattttatttctttattttgttttcttcCAGGATCGAAGAGAAGTCAGATTTCGATTTCATGGACGAAATGTCGTCGCCTAGATTACCAGTTCGCAGAATTGGCGAAAGTACTCCAAAAGGAAGCGCGAAAAAGAAAACAGCCAGTTTCAACGGCGTCTTGTCTACTATGTTGCGACATCGTAGATTAGAGCAGCAAGAAATCAATTCTAGTCCGAAGAAGAGTGAATCGTCGTCGGTATCAAAAACATAGTCAATTTAAAAcggaacgagaagaagaagaagaagaagaagaagaagaacgtttgtttgtttgtttgtttatttatttatcgaacaAGAGTAACATgatgatttaaaattgaatttaatcgcATTTAGAAGTTGAATTGGACGCGTGAAGATTAGAGGCCCACGATGGGAATCCATGAGCACCATAAACGTAAACACCCCAAACAACGAAGAAACTACTCTGCACTATGAGGGAGTAAATAGCAGGCGCGCAGCCTCCGATCATAAGCCACTTTGTCGGAATTCGACCGACGATCGTGACGATCGCGTTCGGTGGTGTACCAACCGGTAATCGAAAGGAATAAGAACACATTATAGTTGCCGGTACCATCAAGTATAAAGGATGTATCTCCATCGCAACGCACTGTAAGGGAATAAgggaacaattttttttatctacTTACTACTATTTAGTTTCGGTCCAGTCGTTTCTTACCATTTGTGCGACCACCGGCAATGTAATGTTTGCGATGCCAACGTTGCTGGTGAATTCCGTGATAGTACCGATGAACAACGAAACGAGAACTAAGATGATTACAGGCGGTAAGTGTTTGAGCGGTACCAAAGCGTCCCCAATTCTTTTGGCCAAACAGGAAGCTATGCTGCCTTTGGATATCGCGAATCCTCCGCCTAACAGAAACATTAAACTCCAAGGCATCTTTGTCTCGATCACGTCCCAGGTGATCAAACCTTCGGAAGCTTTCTGCGGCCTTTTTTCAGCTGCAAAGCGAAATGAACGAACTTGTAGGTATAAATTTGATAAAGATAACAAGATAACAAGATAAAGGAATTTCATAGGTATACACTTACGATCTGGGCTGTAACTGTAAATGAAAGTTGGGTCTTTTGGAATAAAAAACATCAGAATCGAGACGAGTATGACAGGCGTTGAATCCCGTATATCTCTGTTAAAGAGAATCGCAACTGGTTAAAAAGACAGCAAGTgtgaagagagaagaaaaaaatgagatGAAAAGATGCTCAACATGTCCGATATAGCCTCGGACCATCCACGTACGAAACCAGGTTTTCGAAATATCCATAGAAATATACAGGCGATAAAAAGAGTGGCAACTCCTTTTTCGTGGAACGTAATGTTACCCAGATCGCTGTATCTTTGCTGTACCACCTAAACAATAGATTagcaaagaagaaaagaagaaaaagatgatggtaattattaataagataagaaaaataagaGTATCGTTACTCGATTTGTCACCGCTTCTCCTTCCGGGCCAATATTTGACTGTTCCGCGTCCTTGCTACCCGGTCTGAGAAAGCCCATGAACATTATGCGAAGATAGAGCCAGGTTAACGCGGTATTTACAATCATTTGAGGAATCGATGCGAACATCCACTGCGTAAAGTTGATACCTCCGGATTCGGGAAAGGTGTTTTCGTAAATTCCCTTGAAGGTAAGATTGGTGCCGGTACCGACCAGCGTCCCTGTACCACCGAATGTCGAACAATACGCCGCGGCCATCAAATACGCTTTCGTCACTCTTGTCGGttgtaattctctacaaatcgaAACGGTTGACTCGTACT comes from Osmia lignaria lignaria isolate PbOS001 chromosome 8, iyOsmLign1, whole genome shotgun sequence and encodes:
- the LOC117606460 gene encoding protein OPI10 homolog is translated as MLGIIVSGRLVQTDFQQIGENQFLITVPDADNINHIVVFLTGTIPFPDGTGGAVYFSWPDPTAPPNWQFLGYISNVKPSAIFKISTLKKNHEFENSNLGIFGVGKISHVAQIGVSVEPLGAIEQLAASVTEATSNSFLEFVQKMLTSFLNYVTSFSVTQAQMAPNPNENYVPLSTIQGWYETFERRLQQNPNFWKA
- the LOC117606416 gene encoding phosphatidylinositol-3,5-bisphosphate 3-phosphatase MTMR3 isoform X1, which encodes MDNSEEPTSLQSICHIHASELFPKHAHFECEDQTLTVPFTPLSGESIVALGRTSDGILALSNYRLYLQLSQTCYNIPLGLIEQLEVKEIFFLHIACKDARSLSCAFSTNEHCLEWFKRLHKLTYPRKNIEDIFAFAYYAWSVEEGKDSLKLGKDNASYSGTFNSEVERLKFNLHGTWRISQMNKDYRMCPSYPPLLLVPACISDKILETVAKFRSSRRIPAVVWRHVKNGAVIARSSQPEVGWLGWRSAEDEDLLKALADACSYDKGESTMVDSSIIYPDNSDDGVAGNSSKKVLIVDARSYTTAVANRARGGGCECPEYYPSCDIQFMNLPNIHSIRKSFHAVRQLCASDADQPNWLSLLEGTRWLQHMSGLLRAAVTVASAIERDGRPVLVHCSDGWDRTPQIVALAQILLDPYYRTMEGFQILCEREWLDFGHKFADRCGQTVGCEDPNERCPVFLQWLDCVHQLILQFKCSFQISPAYLVKLAQHTYSQLFGTFLCNTRQERLQLRIRERTFSVWRFLNSSSFVNHLYSPLKNQVLWPSCNVRDLVLWSEVYLGSMESSLGIRDDKQRVTMIDIEGGDNEEPQGQMTKTRSYGDLMHAPDHTAYLHRRLSDPSISVEKKFDSLTLDTESEEKIENQVENCKSERVDENRVEKFDETETQYARVQVLNDSPVNPSVDSSTDTLIPSNDSLVGVMNVDKETKVVKNSPSDMVSPWIENNTIGRTVCSCSRNYNQNQNQNQNQNQNQNQNEGSSDVSDTSAPLISRTPSSICPASPTHQDATADNLDRLDDADGLPVIQCDVQMRVQQIIVEHKLKEEALRKELHTTRLALIKQVCNHNADTERVDDIGSLPDSVGSTGDHGESLPSDMSWEAVEELGPAPTLWVPDHAVSRCMGCDTEFWLGRRKHHCRCCGKIFCADCSENSTPLPSEQLYNPVRVCSECFSRLHRHASPCQCNVRHQNKGENDAELSSNSESLITCQRSKGLHLTKDSCCDNLLQAAHQKTQPPPVTAATVFPTKRRANDAHHG
- the LOC117606416 gene encoding phosphatidylinositol-3,5-bisphosphate 3-phosphatase MTMR3 isoform X2, whose translation is MDNSEEPTSLQSICHIHASELFPKHAHFECEDQTLTVPFTPLSGESIVALGRTSDGILALSNYRLYLQLSQTCYNIPLGLIEQLEVKEIFFLHIACKDARSLSCAFSTNEHCLEWFKRLHKLTYPRKNIEDIFAFAYYAWSVEEGKDSLKLGKDNASYSGTFNSEVERLKFNLHGTWRISQMNKDYRMCPSYPPLLLVPACISDKILETVAKFRSSRRIPAVVWRHVKNGAVIARSSQPEVGWLGWRSAEDEDLLKALADACSYDKGESTMVDSSIIYPDNSDDGVAGNSSKKVLIVDARSYTTAVANRARGGGCECPEYYPSCDIQFMNLPNIHSIRKSFHAVRQLCASDADQPNWLSLLEGTRWLQHMSGLLRAAVTVASAIERDGRPVLVHCSDGWDRTPQIVALAQILLDPYYRTMEGFQILCEREWLDFGHKFADRCGQTVGCEDPNERCPVFLQWLDCVHQLILQFKCSFQISPAYLVKLAQHTYSQLFGTFLCNTRQERLQLRIRERTFSVWRFLNSSSFVNHLYSPLKNQVLWPSCNVRDLVLWSEVYLGSMESSLGIRDDKQRVTMIDIEGGDNEEPQGQMTKTRSYGDLMHAPDHTAYLHRRLSDPSISVEKKFDSLTLDTESEEKIENQVENCKSERVDENRVEKFDETETQYARVQVLNDSPVNPSVDSSTDTLIPSNDSLVGVMNVDKETKVVKNSPSDMVSPWIENNTIGRTVCSCSRNYNQNQNQNQNQNQNQNQNEGSSDVSDTSAPLISRTPSSICPASPTHQDATADNLDRLDDADGLPVIQCDVQMRVQQIIVEHKLKEEALRKELHTTRLALIKQVCNHNADTERVDDIGSLPDSVGSTGDHGESLPSDMSWEAVEELGPAPTLWVPDHAVSRCMGCDTEFWLGRRKHHCRCCGKIFCADCSENSTPLPSEQLYNPVRVCSECFSRLHRHASPCQCNVRHQNKGENDAELSSNSESLITCQRSKGLHLTKDSCCDNLLQAAHQKTQPPPVTAATIETVY